CAGAACCGGTATCGTTTATATCGGATAGCCGGTTCTCCATGGTGTCGCTTGTCGTTATGGAGACGTGGCAGCAATTCGGCTCGGCGATGCTGATCTATCTGGCCGGCGTGCTCAGCATACCGAAGGATTGGTATGAAGCTGCCGAAATCGACGGTGCGGGCGTATGGGCCCGGATTAAATACATTACGCTCCCCTCGATGCGCAATTTGATTATGCTCATGCTGATTCTGCAGCTGATCGGCACTTCGCAGGCGTATCAGTCGCAGCTTGCGATGCTGGATGGCGGACCGAACAAGGCCACGCTCACCTATGCGCTTCTAACCGTAAAGTACGCGTTTAACCAGCTGGATTACGGGGCAGGAACCGCCATGGGCATTTTGATGTTTCTGGTGCTGAGTTTGCTGGGCATCCTGCAATTCAAGATGAACAGGGAGGAGTACTAGGATGAAAGAGAGAGGCATACTGTCCGTATCGGATTTGAGAAAACCGTGGAACAAGGCGGTATACGGGTTTATGGTGCTGTGCATCGCGGTGATGGTCTTTACGATGCTGTACCCGATCGGCATGACGATGTTCAACGGGCTGAAGAGCAATCAGGAGATCAACACGTTTCCGCCACGCTTTTTCCCTTCGGAATGGCATTGGGATAACGTCCCAAAGGGGTGGGAATACATCGATCTGCCGATGTTTCTGAAGAATACGCTGCTTATTTTTGGCGGCAATCTGCTGGTGACGATTCTGGTACTGGGCTTGGCGGCCTTCAGCATTTCTCGTATCCGAGTTCCCTATCACCGCGTCATCTATTTCTTCATTCTCATGACCTTGTTTATTCCGGCGTCGAGTTACATGATTCCGAACTTCGTTAATTTGAAGGAGCTTGGGCTGTTGAATTCCTACTGGGCCTTCTGGCTGCCGGCCGGAGCCAATGCTTACTTCTTCCTGCTGATCAAAAACTTCTTCGATGGCATACATCCGGAGATCTTCGAGGCGGCGCGCATCGACGGCGCTTCGGAATTGAGCAGCTTTCTGCGGATTGCCGTTCCGCTGTCCGTCCCGATCTTCGCAACGCTGGCGATCTTTATCTTCTCCACGGCATGGAATGACTGGTTCTGGCCGTCGCTTGTCATGCAGACGCAGGACAAGTACACGCTGGCTACGGCCATCTACAAGTATGTCATTAACGCTAGGAGCCTGGACAGCAGCATAAAATTCGCGATTCTGTTCATGGTCATGGTGCCGCCGATCTTTGTATTTCTGGTGTTCCAGAAATTCATTATGCGCAGCGTCAGTCTCTCGGCCGTTAAAGGGTAGGGCAGCGTATACCACACCATCGTAGCCCTGCACATGATCGTCATATGAATGCACATCGTCCTTTCCAGGTTTCAATTTTATGATGGAGATAGAAACGGACATTATCATTTCAATAAGGAAAAGGGGAGTATCCATGCGCAAGTTCTCAGCACTACTGATCTGCCTTATGCTGTTCAGCTCCTTGCTCGCAGCATGCGGCGGCGGCAAAGCAGCACCGGAGGCCGGTAATAAAGACGGAGGGACCGCCAATTCGGGCGGAACGACTACAACGCAGACAGAGGAACCGAAAGAGGATATCGCGGATCAAAAGATAACGATCAAGATCCACTATCCGCTGCCGGATGACACAACGCTGCGTCAGCAGGAGGATGATAAAATCGCCCGTTTCCAGGCGAAATATCCGAACGTGACCATCGTGAAGGACGACTGGCAGTACAGCGTCAACGAAATTGGGGTCAAGATGGCTTCGAACGAAGCACCGACGTTTTATAACACTTGGGCTACGGAAGCACAGCTGCTCGTGGAGCGGGGCTGGGTGGCCGACATTACGGAGTTTTGGAACGACTGGGAGTACAAGGATGACATGAATCCCGTGCTGCAGGATCAATTCATCGTGGACGGCAAGGTGTACGGCGTTACGCAGAACGGTTATATCACGTCAACGATCGTGAACAAGAAGCTGCTGGACGCGAAGGGCGTGCCCGTCCCGCCGATGGATTGGACATGGGACGACATGTACAACACGGCTAAAGGCGCTGCGGA
Above is a window of Paenibacillus sp. FSL K6-1330 DNA encoding:
- a CDS encoding carbohydrate ABC transporter permease codes for the protein MKERGILSVSDLRKPWNKAVYGFMVLCIAVMVFTMLYPIGMTMFNGLKSNQEINTFPPRFFPSEWHWDNVPKGWEYIDLPMFLKNTLLIFGGNLLVTILVLGLAAFSISRIRVPYHRVIYFFILMTLFIPASSYMIPNFVNLKELGLLNSYWAFWLPAGANAYFFLLIKNFFDGIHPEIFEAARIDGASELSSFLRIAVPLSVPIFATLAIFIFSTAWNDWFWPSLVMQTQDKYTLATAIYKYVINARSLDSSIKFAILFMVMVPPIFVFLVFQKFIMRSVSLSAVKG